In Chelmon rostratus isolate fCheRos1 chromosome 4, fCheRos1.pri, whole genome shotgun sequence, a genomic segment contains:
- the ap3d1 gene encoding AP-3 complex subunit delta-1 isoform X1, producing the protein MALKIVKGSIDRMFDKNLQDLVRGIRNHKEDEAKYISTCIDEIKQELKQDNIAVKANAVCKLTYLQMLGYDVSWAAFNIVEVMSSSKFTYKRIGYLAASQCFHESTDVIMLTTNQIRKDLSSPNQYDTGVALTGLSCFVTPDLARDLANDIMTLMSHTKPYIRKKAVLIMYKVFLKYPESLRPAFPRLKEKLEDPDPGVQSAAVNVICELARRNPKNYLSLAPLFFKLMTSSTNNWVLIKIIKLFGALTPLEPRLGKKLIEPLTNLIHSTSAMSLLYECVNTVIAVLISLSSGMPNHSASIQLCVQKLRILIEDSDQNLKYLGLLAMSKILKTHPKSVQSHKDLILQCLDDKDESIRLRALDLLYGMVSKKNLMEIVKKLMLHVDKAEGTTYRDELLTKIIDICSQSNYQYITNFEWYISILVELTRLEGTRHGHLIASQMLDVAIRVKAIRVFAVAQMATLLDNAHLLTGNMQRMGICEVLYAAAWICGEFSEHLENPMQTLEAMLRPKVATLPGHIQAVYVQNAAKLFATVLKSQEGNTDSTAAQETSQLMIDRLPLFVQSANLEVQERASCILQLVKYIQKLQQKDVEVAEEVIALFAGELNPVAPKAQKKVPVPEGLDLDAWINEPPSESESEDEQPKAIFAKEEPKHSRPRHTEVDEKELARRREARKQEQANNPFYIKASPSSQKVYQEAPGVEHIPVVQIDLSVPLKVPGLPMSDQYVKLEEERRQKERAEKKKKEKKKRKEKRSGRGKKHDSGPESEEDITPAHMVDIVTEEMPENALPSDDDDKDPNDPHKALDIDLDKPLADSEKLPVRSHRAAEAPKSPVEDGDAESAASHEPKKKSSKEKREKKKDKDRDRKKSKEEKKKKKHKREEKGEDLLGGQADEPVVQSEETNEVAAPPTSTSAEVSDLDFWLSNAPVPSNTQETATVAAAEAAPVPEAASGTAPDSEPDEPKDTEMEETKSSKHKKKKQKKEKEEKEKKKKKKHHHHHHHSDGGGEESVQNGTLEEEEPLPPMSNYCLLAENSYIKMMMEDADEVYDIQGNLQDGSQVVVSVIFENKCDSFLKSMEFNVLDSLNSKLQRPEGSGPHDGLTVPFQLPPGVSNEARFVFTVQSIVMPQKLKGTLTFIVKNEDSSTHEKLDFKLHFTCTSYLITTPCYSDAFAKLLESGDLKGSSVRLEGVNMPFHHLLARICFHHHFSVVERIDSCASMYSRSIQGHHVCLLVKTSGQTVSIDAKCDEPTLLGNVLDEIKQTFCQC; encoded by the exons ATGGCTTTGAAGATTGTCAAAGGGAGCATCGATCGGATGTTCGATAAAAATCTTCAGGATTTAGTACGTGGCATTAGGAATCACAAGGAAGATGAG GCCAAGTACATCTCCACATGCATCGATGAGATCAAACAGGAGCTCAAGCAGGACAACATCGCTGTCAAAGCCAATGCCGTGTGCAAGCTCACCTAC CTTCAGATGCTGGGCTATGACGTCAGCTGGGCCGCTTTCAACATCGTTGAAGTCATGAGCTCCTCCAAATTCACATACAAG CGAATTGGCTACCTGGCAGCCTCGCAATGCTTTCATGAGAGCACTGATGTCATCATGCTGACAACCAATCAGATCCGAAAG GATCTCAGTAGTCCCAACCAGTATGACACAGGTGTTGCCCTCACTGGCCTCTCTTGTTTTGTGACCCCTGACCTGGCTCGGGATCTAGCCAATGACATCATGACACTG ATGTCCCACACTAAACCCTACATCAGAAAGAAAGCAGTGTTGATCATGTACAAGGTGTTTCTCAAGTACCCAGAGTCCCTGCGCCCTGCTTTCCCCAGGCTCAAGGAGAAACTGGAGGACCCAGACCCAG GTGTCCAGTCTGCCGCAGTAAACGTTATCTGTGAGCTGGCTCGGAGAAATCCCAAGAACTACCTGTCTCTGGCCCCACTCTTTTTCAAACTCATGACCTCCTCGACTAATAACTGGGTTCTCATTAAGATCATCAAGCTG tttggtGCTCTCACACCATTGGAGCCACGGCTGGGAAAGAAGCTGATCGAACCGCTGACGAACCTAATCCACAG TACCTCTGCCATGTCTCTGCTGTATGAATGTGTCAACACTGTGATTGCAG TGTTGATTTCCTTGTCTTCTGGGATGCCCAACCACAGTGCTAGTATCCAG ctctgtgtgcagAAACTGCGAATCCTGATAGAAGACTCGGACCAGAACT tGAAGTACCTGGGTCTGCTGGCCATGTCAAAGATCCTGAAGACCCACCCCAAGTCAGTACAGTCTCATAAGGACCTCATCCTCCAGTGTCTGGATGACAAGGATGAGTCCATCCGCCTGAGAGCTCTGGACCTACTCTATGGCATG GTATCCAAAAAGAACTTAATGGAGATTGTAAAGAAGCTGATGCTGCATGTGGACAAAGCAGAAGGAACCACCTACAGAGATGAACTGCTCACCAAGATCATCGACATCTGCAGCCAGAGCAACTACCAGTACATCACCAACTTTGAATG GTACATCAGTATCCTGGTGGAGCTGACCCGATTAGAGGGCACACGTCATGGCCACCTCATTGCCTCTCAGATGCTGGATGTGGCTATTCGGGTCAAAGCCATCCGGGTCTTTGCTGTTGCCCAGATGGCCACTCTGCTGGACAACGCTCACCTATTGACAGGCAACATGCAGCGAATGGGCATCTGTGAAGTGTTGTACGCTGCTGCTTGGATCTGCGGTGAATTCTCAGA ACACCTGGAGAACCCGATGCAGACACTCGAGGCCATGCTGCGACCAAAGGTTGCCACCCTACCAGGCCACATCCAGGCAGTGTATGTGCAGAATGCAGCCAAGCTGTTTGCCACTGTTCTGAAGAGCCAAGAGGggaacacagacagcacagcagcacaggaaacCAGCCAGCTGATGATAGACAGGCTGCCACTGTTTGTCCAGAGCGCCAATCTGGAGGTGCAGGAGAGG GCGTCTTGCATCCTGCAGCTGGTCAAGTACATccagaaactgcagcagaaggaCGTAGAAGTAGCAGAGGAAGTCATCGCTCTGTTTGCTGGAGAACTCAACCCTGTAGCCCCCAAGGCACAGAAGAAAGTGCCTGTTCCTGAAGG TCTGGATTTGGATGCCTGGATCAACGAGCCTCCATCTGAGAGCGAGTCTGAAGATGAGCAGCCCAAGGCTATTTTTGCCAAGGAGGAGCCGAAACACTCCCGCCCCCGTCACACAGAGGTGGACGAGAAGGAGCTGGCAAGG AGGAGAGAAGCTAGAAAGCAGGAGCAAGCCAACAACCCGTTCTACATCAAGGCCTCCCCATCCTCTCAGAAG GTTTACCAGGAAGCCCCTGGAGTGGAGCACATCCCTGTCGTGCAGATTGACCTCAGTGTGCCTCTCAAAGTCCCAG GTCTGCCAATGTCTGACCAGTATGTGAAACTGGAGGAGGAGCGTcgacagaaagagagagcagagaagaagaagaaggagaagaagaagaggaaagaaaagcgcAGTGGACGAGGGAAGAAACATGATTCAGGCCcagagagtgaggaggacaTCACGCCTGCGCACATGGTCGACATTGTTACCGAGGAAATGCCAGAG AATGCCTTAcctagtgatgatgatgacaaagacCCTAATGACCCTCATAAAGCCCTGGACATCGACCTGGACAA ACCACTTGCAGACAGTGAGAAGCTACCAGTAAGGTCACACCGTGCAGCAGAGGCTCCAAAAAGCCCAGTGGAAGACGGAGACGCAGAGAGTGCAGCCTCGCATGAGCccaagaagaagagcagcaaagaaaagagagagaagaagaaggataaAGACAGGGATAGGAAG aagagcaaagaagagaagaagaagaagaaacacaaacgTGAAGAAAAGGGGGAGGATCTTCTCGGGGGTCAGGCAGACGAGCCTGTGGTCCAATCAGAAGAAACCAATGAGGTGGCTGCACCACCCACTTCCACCAGTGCTGAG GTTTCGGATCTGGATTTCTGGCTCTCAAACGCTCCAGTGCCCTCTAACACCCAG gaaacagcaacagtagcagcagcagaagcagcccCCGTGCCTGAGGCAGCCTCTGGCACGGCGCCAGACTCCGAGCCTGATGAGCCCAAAGACACCGAGATGGAGGAGACT AAGTCTTccaaacacaagaagaagaagcagaaaaaggagaaggaggagaaggagaagaaaaagaagaagaagcatcatcatcatcaccaccacagtgatggaggtggagaggagtcTGTGCAGAATGGCacgctggaggaggaagagcctCTGCCG CCCATGTCCAATTACTGCCTGTTGGCTGAGAACTCCTACATCAAGATG ATGATGGAGGATGCTGATGAG GTATACGACATCCAGGGAAACCTGCAGGATGGCAGTCAGGTTGTGGTGTCTGTTATATTTGAAAACAAGTGTGACAGCTTCCTCAAATCCATGGAGTTCAACGTCCTGGACTCTCTCAACTCCAAGCTGCAGAGGCCAGAGGGTTCGGGTCCACACGATGGCCTCACCGTCCCCTTCCAACTTCCACCTG GGGTGTCCAATGAGGCGCGATTTGTCTTCACTGTGCAGAGCATCGTAATGCCACAGAAACTGAAGGGAACCCTCACCTTCATAGTAAAG AACGAGGACTCCTCCACTCATGAGAAACTGGACTTCAAACTGCACTTTACCTGCACCTCCTACCTAATCACTACTCCTTGCTACAG CGATGCGTTTGCAAAGCTGTTGGAGTCAGGCGACTTGAAGGGCAGCTCTGTCAGACTGGAGGGAGTCAACATGCCCTTCCACCACCTACTGGCCAGGATCTGCTTCCACCACCATTTCTCTG TTGTGGAGAGGATCGACTCCTGTGCCTCCATGTACAGCAGGTCTATCCAGGGTCACCATGTTTGTCTGCTGGTCAAAACT TCTGGGCAGACAGTGTCCATTGACGCTAAATGTGACGAGCCGACGCTGCTTGGGAATGTGCTGGATGAGATCAAGCAGACCTTCTGTCAGTGCTGA
- the ap3d1 gene encoding AP-3 complex subunit delta-1 isoform X2, whose amino-acid sequence MALKIVKGSIDRMFDKNLQDLVRGIRNHKEDEAKYISTCIDEIKQELKQDNIAVKANAVCKLTYLQMLGYDVSWAAFNIVEVMSSSKFTYKRIGYLAASQCFHESTDVIMLTTNQIRKDLSSPNQYDTGVALTGLSCFVTPDLARDLANDIMTLMSHTKPYIRKKAVLIMYKVFLKYPESLRPAFPRLKEKLEDPDPGVQSAAVNVICELARRNPKNYLSLAPLFFKLMTSSTNNWVLIKIIKLFGALTPLEPRLGKKLIEPLTNLIHSTSAMSLLYECVNTVIAVLISLSSGMPNHSASIQLCVQKLRILIEDSDQNLKYLGLLAMSKILKTHPKSVQSHKDLILQCLDDKDESIRLRALDLLYGMVSKKNLMEIVKKLMLHVDKAEGTTYRDELLTKIIDICSQSNYQYITNFEWYISILVELTRLEGTRHGHLIASQMLDVAIRVKAIRVFAVAQMATLLDNAHLLTGNMQRMGICEVLYAAAWICGEFSEHLENPMQTLEAMLRPKVATLPGHIQAVYVQNAAKLFATVLKSQEGNTDSTAAQETSQLMIDRLPLFVQSANLEVQERASCILQLVKYIQKLQQKDVEVAEEVIALFAGELNPVAPKAQKKVPVPEGLDLDAWINEPPSESESEDEQPKAIFAKEEPKHSRPRHTEVDEKELARRREARKQEQANNPFYIKASPSSQKVYQEAPGVEHIPVVQIDLSVPLKVPGLPMSDQYVKLEEERRQKERAEKKKKEKKKRKEKRSGRGKKHDSGPESEEDITPAHMVDIVTEEMPENALPSDDDDKDPNDPHKALDIDLDKPLADSEKLPVRSHRAAEAPKSPVEDGDAESAASHEPKKKSSKEKREKKKDKDRDRKKSKEEKKKKKHKREEKGEDLLGGQADEPVVQSEETNEVAAPPTSTSAEVSDLDFWLSNAPVPSNTQETATVAAAEAAPVPEAASGTAPDSEPDEPKDTEMEETKSSKHKKKKQKKEKEEKEKKKKKKHHHHHHHSDGGGEESVQNGTLEEEEPLPPMSNYCLLAENSYIKMVYDIQGNLQDGSQVVVSVIFENKCDSFLKSMEFNVLDSLNSKLQRPEGSGPHDGLTVPFQLPPGVSNEARFVFTVQSIVMPQKLKGTLTFIVKNEDSSTHEKLDFKLHFTCTSYLITTPCYSDAFAKLLESGDLKGSSVRLEGVNMPFHHLLARICFHHHFSVVERIDSCASMYSRSIQGHHVCLLVKTSGQTVSIDAKCDEPTLLGNVLDEIKQTFCQC is encoded by the exons ATGGCTTTGAAGATTGTCAAAGGGAGCATCGATCGGATGTTCGATAAAAATCTTCAGGATTTAGTACGTGGCATTAGGAATCACAAGGAAGATGAG GCCAAGTACATCTCCACATGCATCGATGAGATCAAACAGGAGCTCAAGCAGGACAACATCGCTGTCAAAGCCAATGCCGTGTGCAAGCTCACCTAC CTTCAGATGCTGGGCTATGACGTCAGCTGGGCCGCTTTCAACATCGTTGAAGTCATGAGCTCCTCCAAATTCACATACAAG CGAATTGGCTACCTGGCAGCCTCGCAATGCTTTCATGAGAGCACTGATGTCATCATGCTGACAACCAATCAGATCCGAAAG GATCTCAGTAGTCCCAACCAGTATGACACAGGTGTTGCCCTCACTGGCCTCTCTTGTTTTGTGACCCCTGACCTGGCTCGGGATCTAGCCAATGACATCATGACACTG ATGTCCCACACTAAACCCTACATCAGAAAGAAAGCAGTGTTGATCATGTACAAGGTGTTTCTCAAGTACCCAGAGTCCCTGCGCCCTGCTTTCCCCAGGCTCAAGGAGAAACTGGAGGACCCAGACCCAG GTGTCCAGTCTGCCGCAGTAAACGTTATCTGTGAGCTGGCTCGGAGAAATCCCAAGAACTACCTGTCTCTGGCCCCACTCTTTTTCAAACTCATGACCTCCTCGACTAATAACTGGGTTCTCATTAAGATCATCAAGCTG tttggtGCTCTCACACCATTGGAGCCACGGCTGGGAAAGAAGCTGATCGAACCGCTGACGAACCTAATCCACAG TACCTCTGCCATGTCTCTGCTGTATGAATGTGTCAACACTGTGATTGCAG TGTTGATTTCCTTGTCTTCTGGGATGCCCAACCACAGTGCTAGTATCCAG ctctgtgtgcagAAACTGCGAATCCTGATAGAAGACTCGGACCAGAACT tGAAGTACCTGGGTCTGCTGGCCATGTCAAAGATCCTGAAGACCCACCCCAAGTCAGTACAGTCTCATAAGGACCTCATCCTCCAGTGTCTGGATGACAAGGATGAGTCCATCCGCCTGAGAGCTCTGGACCTACTCTATGGCATG GTATCCAAAAAGAACTTAATGGAGATTGTAAAGAAGCTGATGCTGCATGTGGACAAAGCAGAAGGAACCACCTACAGAGATGAACTGCTCACCAAGATCATCGACATCTGCAGCCAGAGCAACTACCAGTACATCACCAACTTTGAATG GTACATCAGTATCCTGGTGGAGCTGACCCGATTAGAGGGCACACGTCATGGCCACCTCATTGCCTCTCAGATGCTGGATGTGGCTATTCGGGTCAAAGCCATCCGGGTCTTTGCTGTTGCCCAGATGGCCACTCTGCTGGACAACGCTCACCTATTGACAGGCAACATGCAGCGAATGGGCATCTGTGAAGTGTTGTACGCTGCTGCTTGGATCTGCGGTGAATTCTCAGA ACACCTGGAGAACCCGATGCAGACACTCGAGGCCATGCTGCGACCAAAGGTTGCCACCCTACCAGGCCACATCCAGGCAGTGTATGTGCAGAATGCAGCCAAGCTGTTTGCCACTGTTCTGAAGAGCCAAGAGGggaacacagacagcacagcagcacaggaaacCAGCCAGCTGATGATAGACAGGCTGCCACTGTTTGTCCAGAGCGCCAATCTGGAGGTGCAGGAGAGG GCGTCTTGCATCCTGCAGCTGGTCAAGTACATccagaaactgcagcagaaggaCGTAGAAGTAGCAGAGGAAGTCATCGCTCTGTTTGCTGGAGAACTCAACCCTGTAGCCCCCAAGGCACAGAAGAAAGTGCCTGTTCCTGAAGG TCTGGATTTGGATGCCTGGATCAACGAGCCTCCATCTGAGAGCGAGTCTGAAGATGAGCAGCCCAAGGCTATTTTTGCCAAGGAGGAGCCGAAACACTCCCGCCCCCGTCACACAGAGGTGGACGAGAAGGAGCTGGCAAGG AGGAGAGAAGCTAGAAAGCAGGAGCAAGCCAACAACCCGTTCTACATCAAGGCCTCCCCATCCTCTCAGAAG GTTTACCAGGAAGCCCCTGGAGTGGAGCACATCCCTGTCGTGCAGATTGACCTCAGTGTGCCTCTCAAAGTCCCAG GTCTGCCAATGTCTGACCAGTATGTGAAACTGGAGGAGGAGCGTcgacagaaagagagagcagagaagaagaagaaggagaagaagaagaggaaagaaaagcgcAGTGGACGAGGGAAGAAACATGATTCAGGCCcagagagtgaggaggacaTCACGCCTGCGCACATGGTCGACATTGTTACCGAGGAAATGCCAGAG AATGCCTTAcctagtgatgatgatgacaaagacCCTAATGACCCTCATAAAGCCCTGGACATCGACCTGGACAA ACCACTTGCAGACAGTGAGAAGCTACCAGTAAGGTCACACCGTGCAGCAGAGGCTCCAAAAAGCCCAGTGGAAGACGGAGACGCAGAGAGTGCAGCCTCGCATGAGCccaagaagaagagcagcaaagaaaagagagagaagaagaaggataaAGACAGGGATAGGAAG aagagcaaagaagagaagaagaagaagaaacacaaacgTGAAGAAAAGGGGGAGGATCTTCTCGGGGGTCAGGCAGACGAGCCTGTGGTCCAATCAGAAGAAACCAATGAGGTGGCTGCACCACCCACTTCCACCAGTGCTGAG GTTTCGGATCTGGATTTCTGGCTCTCAAACGCTCCAGTGCCCTCTAACACCCAG gaaacagcaacagtagcagcagcagaagcagcccCCGTGCCTGAGGCAGCCTCTGGCACGGCGCCAGACTCCGAGCCTGATGAGCCCAAAGACACCGAGATGGAGGAGACT AAGTCTTccaaacacaagaagaagaagcagaaaaaggagaaggaggagaaggagaagaaaaagaagaagaagcatcatcatcatcaccaccacagtgatggaggtggagaggagtcTGTGCAGAATGGCacgctggaggaggaagagcctCTGCCG CCCATGTCCAATTACTGCCTGTTGGCTGAGAACTCCTACATCAAGATG GTATACGACATCCAGGGAAACCTGCAGGATGGCAGTCAGGTTGTGGTGTCTGTTATATTTGAAAACAAGTGTGACAGCTTCCTCAAATCCATGGAGTTCAACGTCCTGGACTCTCTCAACTCCAAGCTGCAGAGGCCAGAGGGTTCGGGTCCACACGATGGCCTCACCGTCCCCTTCCAACTTCCACCTG GGGTGTCCAATGAGGCGCGATTTGTCTTCACTGTGCAGAGCATCGTAATGCCACAGAAACTGAAGGGAACCCTCACCTTCATAGTAAAG AACGAGGACTCCTCCACTCATGAGAAACTGGACTTCAAACTGCACTTTACCTGCACCTCCTACCTAATCACTACTCCTTGCTACAG CGATGCGTTTGCAAAGCTGTTGGAGTCAGGCGACTTGAAGGGCAGCTCTGTCAGACTGGAGGGAGTCAACATGCCCTTCCACCACCTACTGGCCAGGATCTGCTTCCACCACCATTTCTCTG TTGTGGAGAGGATCGACTCCTGTGCCTCCATGTACAGCAGGTCTATCCAGGGTCACCATGTTTGTCTGCTGGTCAAAACT TCTGGGCAGACAGTGTCCATTGACGCTAAATGTGACGAGCCGACGCTGCTTGGGAATGTGCTGGATGAGATCAAGCAGACCTTCTGTCAGTGCTGA